The Candidatus Aramenus sp. CH1 genomic sequence GTGGTCCCAGTGATAGCCCAAAACTGGACAACTAGCAACTACGAGAACTGGACCTTCTACATAAGGCACGGCGTCTATTTCCCAGACGGCGTTCAAGTCAACGCCACCACAGTGTGGTTCTCCTTCTACAGGACAATACTAATGGGTCAAGGTCCAGGAGTGGCGAACTACATAGAGCTCCTCTTTAGCGCCTCTGAGTACAGCCAGACGGGTTACGCTCTACCTTGGGGAGTTGCTGCCGCGATACAAAACGTCACTGGGCTCCCAACTACTACCAACGCTACGTTAGCAGCGGAAGTCCTAGCTTCCATACTCTCCCACTTCAACGTTAATAACGAGACAATAATGAAGATAATGGAGTACCCATACCAAGCAGTCGTTGTCAAAGGGCCTTACGAGGTAGAGATCAACACGCTCGAGCCCTACTCTGACTTCTTGCTGGACATAGCTAGCTGGTGGGGAGCCATAGTGAACCCGGTTTTCGTTGACGAGCACGGAGGAGTCCAGCCTAACACTCCTAACTCCTACATAGACACCAACGGAATGAACGGTACCGGACCATACGTCATAAAGAGTGTGGGACCAAGCCTATCCGAAGTAGTACTAGAGAAGAACCCCAACTACTGGGCCCAAAACGTCACTGGGATCCCATCTGTGGCTGAGCCAGCCCACATACAGTACATAGAGATTGAGTACGGCCTCTCCCACACAGCCAGAGTAGAGGACTTCGACACGAACAAGGCTCAGATCTCCTACGTCTCCATACCTTACTTAGACCAAATATACAACGGCTACCAGTACAGGTCAGAGGTGAGCTTCAACCAGGTATTCCTCAACTTAGGATATCAGCCAGCAGTATTCTACTTGTCGCTAAACATGCAGGTGTTTCCCACCAACATAACTGCCTTCAGGGAGGCCATCGCTTACGCGATAAACTACAGCCAGCTACTCCAGATCTTCAACTACCACGGACAGACGCTAGCAATTGAGTACCTAGGACCTATATCTCCGGTCTTCCCAATTTACAACCAGACCATGAAGATGGACCACTTAACGCCGTTTACCTACAACTACACGATGGCTCTGCATTACCTGCAGGAGGCTGGAGAGGAGGGGCACTTCTACGTGGTTTTGCCTAACGGCACCGCCATAGGCGACACCAGCGGTACCCAGCTGCCAACCTTAACTATATATGCACTGGCACCCGTAAACGAGCTTGAGGAGGAGGAGTTGAGCGTCGTTCAGCACTCCCTACAGCAGGTAGGGATAGCCACTTCCATCCAGTTGGTGTTGCCCTCCGTGACGGACAACTGGATTACCCCAAGCGCTACCCCAGCCATAGTAGACCTAGGGTGGTTCCCAGACTGGCCAGACCCAGTGTTCCAGGAGTTAATACCTCAGACTGACGTGTTGTATGGAGGCATTTCCGGAGACTTAGCGTGGGTGAATATATCTACTCTCCAGCAGATATACAAGACCTTGCCCTTCTTGACTAACGAGACGCAGAAGGTTGACGAGGTAGCTCAAGTATACAACATACTGCATCAAGAGGTTCCATACGTGTATCTGCCCAACCCAATAGCCTACTTATTCGTACAGCCTTACGTCAAAGGCTTTGTCTACAACCCGTTTGTAGGCTACTTCTACAACATGATGTACTACCAGCAGTACAGTCCCTCTGTTACTACCACTACCAGCACCACCCCTACCACAACAATGTCCACCCCCACGCCCAGCACCACCCCTACCACTTCGTCCCTTACTATTGACGCCATAATCGGCGTAGTAGTCGTAGTAATCATTATCGTTGTGGCAGTAGTGGCGTTAAGGAGGCGTTAAAAGTTTTTTTATTTCTTAGTATAATTTTTGAATAAAGTTTTATCATGAGCTATTCTTCTGCGAGAAAAAGATTTATTAGCAGTATAAATCTTATTGAACAGGAAAGGGAATGTCGATAAACATTATTTTCTTTATAATTAGAAGAGTTGCAAACGCTTTAATTACTCTCCTCTTGCTGATTGTACTTGTATTTGTAATTATCCATCTCATAGCTCCAAGCCCTTTAGCGTTAGCCAGGCTCTATACTGGACCCCACGCCACCACGTCGGAGCTTGAGACAGTAGC encodes the following:
- a CDS encoding ABC transporter substrate-binding protein, giving the protein MAGRFRGVLVLLLMLAGFVVSPMFLITVNSSAGTTVTPSNPSTLVDVSQVSPPDALDPATGFYVQDGPLFTAVFQELVEYNGSNYLQVVPVIAQNWTTSNYENWTFYIRHGVYFPDGVQVNATTVWFSFYRTILMGQGPGVANYIELLFSASEYSQTGYALPWGVAAAIQNVTGLPTTTNATLAAEVLASILSHFNVNNETIMKIMEYPYQAVVVKGPYEVEINTLEPYSDFLLDIASWWGAIVNPVFVDEHGGVQPNTPNSYIDTNGMNGTGPYVIKSVGPSLSEVVLEKNPNYWAQNVTGIPSVAEPAHIQYIEIEYGLSHTARVEDFDTNKAQISYVSIPYLDQIYNGYQYRSEVSFNQVFLNLGYQPAVFYLSLNMQVFPTNITAFREAIAYAINYSQLLQIFNYHGQTLAIEYLGPISPVFPIYNQTMKMDHLTPFTYNYTMALHYLQEAGEEGHFYVVLPNGTAIGDTSGTQLPTLTIYALAPVNELEEEELSVVQHSLQQVGIATSIQLVLPSVTDNWITPSATPAIVDLGWFPDWPDPVFQELIPQTDVLYGGISGDLAWVNISTLQQIYKTLPFLTNETQKVDEVAQVYNILHQEVPYVYLPNPIAYLFVQPYVKGFVYNPFVGYFYNMMYYQQYSPSVTTTTSTTPTTTMSTPTPSTTPTTSSLTIDAIIGVVVVVIIIVVAVVALRRR